Sequence from the Nasonia vitripennis strain AsymCx chromosome 5, Nvit_psr_1.1, whole genome shotgun sequence genome:
ACATCTACTTACGTGACGTACAGCAGGCGCATCTAAATAAAACTGGGCTATAGGAGGTGAGCTTCGCGGCAGCGGAAAATACGTCGCCGACAAGAAAAACTTAATACCGGCCTGATCCTTCGCAGTGCTGAACGATATAGCTGCACGCGCGTCTAGGTCTAGTATACAAAAcgcgacgcgcgcgcatacacatcCGCTCGCAAAAAGAGCCGAGTACAGAGATAGAGGGCAAATCCTTCCTATCGAAATcccttatctctctctctctctctctctctctctctctctctctctctctctctctctctctctctttccaccAACTTGACCCGCATAAAGCCGAAGAAAATTGCGAATAAGCCCGGCGTttcagcctctctctctctctctctctctctctctctcgctcttctttcTTTGTGCATTGTGTGcgatgtatatacatatgcaCACGCACGCGGGCATGTATCAGGGCAAAGACTGCACTCCACTCCTCTCGCGCTACTTTGGCTTTGCGAGCTAGATTTTCGTACGAATCTCTGCAAGTTCGTTCCCATTCGATCGATGTGAGACTATGATATACCATCAAAGCTCAAAGAGACTCGCTCGAAACTCAGCTCTATCTCTATTGACTCTATAATCATCGCGCCGAGAGGAAATTCTCGAGATTTCCTAACGCTTCTTAATTCCTTGAAAAAAAGGCCGCTCTTATCTCGACACGTATCTGGAAGAAAGTCAACACTTGATGAAATTCGAGAAAGCGATTTATTttatcccgcgcgcgcgagcgagcttttgcaataaaaaaaggtaTATAAGCCAGCTTCGCCGCGGCTTTACCTTTTTTGCCCGCTCCTCCTTTTCATCGCTCTATGCAGGTATATAAACGAAATCCATTAGCCTGCGAGTCAATTACTTAAAGTCGGCGAGGgcgaaatgacgactgctatatacactgctctgctgctgctgtagcgGCCAATTAGAGGAATGAAGCTTTCAGTCTAATGTAAAAGCTGCGCTGCATGACTGGctccctgcgcgcgcgcgagtgtcgTTATTACGATATTATATAAcgttattgttattttaacgCGCAGCGACGCTTCTTCGCGAGAAGGGATTTCGACAATCGGACGCCGTGACAGTCGGATAGACAGCCGCGGGCAATTATCTAATGCGCTGCAACAGGAGTGGCTGATGCGAATGTCGCATCTCGTGGGAAAAGCGCATCGCCCCGACAGGAGACGCGCAGCGGAACCGGATGTGACGACGCGAAAGTCGCGGTGAATTAGCAGCCGATAACTTCCCGAtgtgtgtattataataaGTACATAGATGTCGGTGAcgatataataacaataatatatcGCGAGAACATATCAAAGCGTGATCTCGACGCGCGCAAGTAGTCCCCCGGCTGATCGATCATGAAACGATAGTCACGAGGCGCGTCATAATTCAAAGCTTTTCCCACACGTCAGGTGTTTATTGTTGTTGCCGTTGTTCTTTCCGTCCGCATCTCAGACacctcggcggcggcgcgcacgAAGTCTCTCTACTGCATCAGCCTGTAATAATGCACGGCCTTTCCATTTCCCACGATAACACTCGCGCAGTCGTTTCGACGACCGGGAGAGATAATACCGCGTTCTGTTCTCTCGATACTTACACGCGCCCCGACAAAATTTTTCGAGTGTGATAAAAGGAGAGTTGAACCTATGGGTTCACGCGGTGTCTTGCAAAGCGCAAACGTTTGAGGCTGCGTAATCGATGTGCATTAGTCGATTCAAAGCGAACGAATATCGTCGATGTATACATGGGAGATTATGTATAATACGAAATCCTATATTTCGTTAAGAGCCGATTATTCAGCTTGTTAATATACAGATGCATAATACTCGCGGAGCCCTTTGTTACCGGAAATCAAATTTCTGCGTCGTATATTAATTTCCATCAAAGTTGATGAGTAGCTCGACTAAGCTTCGTCAAAGGACGTCGCCGCAAGTTATCCGCACGAATACAGCGTAATAATACACACCACTTATGGCGTTTGGTTTCAGGTTCCTTGGGCACGTCGGTCTTCGACACGGACGTCTACCTAGTTGGCGCGAGCGGCGGAGTTTACGCGCTTCTTGCCGCTCACCTCGCCAACGTTCTGCTCAACTACAACAACATGGAGTTCGGCATAGTGCGGCTTATTGGTATCTTCGTTATCGGTAAGCACAACGATACGATTCCCGCGTATCACACTGGAGAAGttggaaattaaaaaaaaataaactcatCCCGAACTTTTACGGAACTGCAGTTTATCGAGCGATGTCAATACGAGCGACGCAGAGCTTGCAAAAAAGAAAGCTCACGGCTCATCCATCCTATGCCCTCGCGAAAAAGCAGTATATCTCCTTCTAGCCGATGAACCAATCACGTTTGACGCTTACtctagctctttctctcccgcgcTGTCTCTTCGGCCAAGTCTATTACTGTCCCGcgaaacttttaattaaaacataaataaacgTGATGTCCCAGCTCTCGCTTTTTACAGGCTCCTTTCGCGCAAGCTTCGCacttttcgcgtttttcggcGCGGCAAACATAAATCCTCCGAGTTATACGGAGTGCGTCCGCAGGCTCGGTATTAATGGAAAGCGAGAGATAGCGTCGCCGAGAGTTACGATTTTCTACTTTATCCATAGTCCTCCCGATGTAGGTATCCGAAAACGGAACGCGTACtcgcaaatttaaaaatgccGACTATGCAGTAAACCGCGAGTTTGCGCAACACAACACACGCGGAAAGGAaaagcgcgcgcaagctctcggtcgagcttttttctcttgtgcGACTTTTTCACCTCGAACGAGAACGCGCTACTCTCCTCCGCTTTGACTTTGAGCTTTTTGAGCTATCGCTCGCGCgtttgatgaaattttttCCCTTTGCGCGATGCCTACATCCGTACACTTCTATGTTAATTTAGATCGTTATATAGCTGTAGCTGAGAGGGGAGAGCTTATTCTCGGTCATTAGCCGCGAAACGTTATCGAGTCGAAAATCCAGAAATCATCCGAACCGCGAGAATTATTTAGCGCGTGTAATCGAGAGCAACGAGTAAAAGGTCTCGAGGCTTCTAATTCGCGAACTTTCGCGAGAGCGCTGCACAGGTGAATTAGATTCGTTCGAGGAAGTTAGCTTGTTTAGCCTCCAAGAGCTCTCGGCGCTTGTCGCTCTATAAACATTGGCATTTCGAGATTTTCGTTCGAGCTCGTCGACCTTTCCCACAGCTAGTTACTTAGCCAATCGAGGCGGGTATTACGGAGCAGGTTGTGTTGTGCCACTTGATTCGCGGCGACGAGAAAGGCGTATCGCCTCTAAAAGACAATCGAGCCGTCGTCGCACGAAGAATCAATTTCGCCTGGCTTTTTGCCGACGCTTCCCGCGCACAAAGCTCCTTGGATGAGTTCTCGAGCTGCCGTGACCAAGTGTCAATCCGTCGCTCGCCTGCTTTGTCATTCGTCGGCTCGTCGCCTCGAAAGGTCCTGTTCGTGTCGGAATTGAGATAGCTTCGCTATTCCTTccataataaataaaagtatcctcctttacattgaattattttgtatttccgaATCAAGTGTGCGTATATTCCTCAGCTTCGAAAAACTAATCTTGCGTATACACGAACGAAAAGAATCACGGCGACGATGCACCGCTTCCTCGACGCTGAACAAAGCCTGTCGAAGCGCGACTCCTTTTTTGCCAAAGCCCTTCCGCTTTAGCGAACGATGACAAGCAAACAAAGAGGAGGACGAGTGAAAAAATTCCTAAACAATCTTCCAGACCGCGAGAAAAAGTCTCTCCTTGCAGCGCACGGAATTGCAGCCAAGAGTCCCTCTCATTAGCATCGCGCCCTTTATCTCGCATTTTCCTCGAGTCGTGTGTAATTTTAAAGAAACCACCGCGCGCGCTTTCTCCGCTCGTTCAAAGGGACTCGCGCGCATACGTATTAGAGGCCAGGACGATTTTCTTTGAAGTTGTATCTCGTTGGAGAACACGCGGACaaatcgagagagaaaataattcAGCGCGACGAAATACACACAGCGCCGCTGCACCGCGAGAGTCTAACGATTTCAACAATTTTCTTCTCCTTTCTGTTTCAGCAAGCGCCGACGTAGGTTTCGCGATCTACGACAGGTACGCggcggagcagcagcagctgggGCCGCCGGTCTCTTACGTGGCGCATCTGACCGGCGCGTTGGCCGGTCTGACGATCGGCCTCCTCGTCCTGAAGAACTTCGAGCAGCGGCTGCACGAACAGCTGCTCTGGTGGGTCGCCCTCGGCGTCTACGCTGCCTGCACGATATTCGCGGTCATGTACAATCTCATGCATCCGGATTATCCATGACGCGAGGTCAGCTTCGCTTACGGACACCCAAGGGTCACGTAACGCGAAGCTCATGCCGTCAGATGCCTCCTCCTACTACTACTTACGCTCTAGAGGCGATGAGAAagacagagagggagagagaggggcgaTTGAACATGCCAAAGAATGCGACACGAATGTGTTGTATCGAACGTTGTATTGCGAGGACATAGCCATAAGGAGCCTTAGGAGCGAGGATGATGGGGCAGTGTAGggaaaaggaagaagaagaaggtgaAGGTGAAGAAGGCCGAGCTGACAAGACTGACTGGATTTATTAGGAGAGAAAGAGTTGGGACGCACGACTCGATACGAAGAGGATGCAGGCGAGGAGAGATGGCGCGCTGCGACACGTACGAAAGAGCGCGcatcaatatttttctgtaTAGCTCTTGTAAATATGTAcagtatgtgtgtgcgtgtatttGGTGTATAGACCGTCGAGAGCACGCGCGCTCCgacgtgtgtatacgtgtgtcgAGTGTTCTTTTTTTGTTCTATTTGTCTTTTGTTTCGaggcttcgcgcgcgcgcatttatttccggtagaattttttttttcatcagaaTTTTCCaggtaatgaaaaaaaaattatcagcATGGCCTGCTagtaggaaaaaaaagaagaaatgtGCGCGAACGCCTTGCATAGTGACGAAGTTTTgttgatgatgaaaaaaaaaatacagcgCTGCGACGAAGTTCGTCTATAAAGCAGAGTGACGAAATACCGAAATTGTGTtctttagttattgttcaactGTCATTGtttgtttgtatttatttagatAAGTCGCGCGAGAATGCAGTCGAAGAAATTCGACGAGAGCTTTCGAAGAGTTGGCTAATTTGAAACGAACGTTTTGTCACCCTCTCACTCACTACCTTTTCCGTCCCGCGCTGCTGTTATAACTCTTGGAGAGTGTGCTGAGAAAGCTTGCATCGACTAATCGCATCGTCACTGTGTGATGTGGTTATTTACCACCTTATTATTTATCTACcaagcttttcttttttttttaacttctgGAAACTCCAGCATTGAATGACGATTCAGTATactggtaatttttttttattctcgatGCGCGTATGGTACCTCTGGCATTTATCTCGTCAACACGAAGTAATTGAAAGGGTACTTTCCGCATGAAGCTTGCACAAGATCATATTTTTCGCGTGCAGCACCGATTCGAAAAGAAAATCTCAGCGAAAAAATTAACCGACTTTTCCCTCGGGAGCGTCGAGCGATGCGCGACAGAGAAGGGGcgtgcgagaaagagagcacgTGAATGGATGCATATGCgggtgtgtgtatgcgtgtatgtgtgtgtgcgtgtatgtgtgtgtgtgtgtgatgaACGATGCTAGTCAATTAGTACCCGAGGGCTGGGCTTAGAGAGTTCCGAACGAGGACTCCTGGGTATATATAACGTCGAGAGCTTCTCGCTCGGTCCCCTCGAGATGCGCGAGGACGAGAAAGCCAtgagcgagagagtgagagagagagagacgcacaTACAcggaaacacacacacatacacacacacacacacagatagCGGTGGCAAAGAGCGATAAAGCAGTGCGGGGGTAtcaggagcgcgcgcgcgggggcgtAATTACGCGTGAATAATTAAATCtgcgccgcgagcgcgcgggtgTGTATACACTTGCAGGAGGCACTTTGCACACGGAGGGCACGATTAATTTGGGCTTTCTGATGTAATAACGAGGGGGGACTTTGATTAACGACCGCTCGGACCTTCCACTTTTTCCGGCCTTTTCCTGCCTTCGCGAACAATGTCATGCGGCTCAAAATTCTGCCTCGTGTGTTTATGCTTATAAAGTAGCTGCGATATTCCGatgatcttttttttcctgATGTGCAAAGTGCTTCGTTAACCTCCGTGTAGCGACTGAATGCTTTCatacatataaaaaatttttccagTCAACGCTTCATGTCATCGTCAATACGTTTGTTCTAAGGCTGAACTCTGTATTAcgtttattatttatgcaaGTGTACAAAGATTTAAAGCTATATTCGTAAATAAATACACCAGTGTCGTCTGCAATTAAAAGTGCGTTAGatagtttataatatattgcgtttattatttattttgtgaGAGTCAATGCAATTTGTATTTTCTACTTAGTTCGAGTTTTAAGCGTGTACAGTTAAGTTTGTCATATAGTTCAAGAAGCCTCCGCGATTTCATTCATTACTTATAGGCTAGATTAAAGAAAATCAGTATCAAATTGAAGCTCGTATAACATTGTTtattatactattattattcactGAACAAAGTCATTGTAAGCAAATAAATCAGAAAGATCCTtggtgaaaatatttttatgaaaatcttCACGAACGAATATCATGCAACAGACGTGAACatcattgtaaaaaaaaactacgaACGAGAAGACTtcacatataaatattatcacAAGGAATGCAAAAATCGAGGTGAGCGGGTAAATGTATTGAATGAATGATCAATGCCTCGCTTGCATACGTTAGAATCTCTGAAATAATGctcaaatgattttaattCATACATCGTACAAGCTGTGCTGATGTATAGGGACAATGCgtattattttcattctttttaaTTGGTAACTTTTTAAGGATAGCCTTTTTATGCAACAGAACGAAGCcgtttgaattctgtggagATTCTAAAATGTGCGATGCGACTCTAtgtagtataaataaattaaataagtaaaaaaagtatatatacacataataatttatattatatacggtCAGTCAAAAGTCCACAAGCCAAAGAGGTGGAGCtagtaaaagaaaagaaaacgatTCAAATGTTTATTGTATAACTCAATGATGATTCCTCGCTAGGATAATTCGTATAGTGGAAAGCTTATCGCTGGACGAAACGACGGAGACGTGCATAATGGAACATGTAATTCCGTATTCCGTACAATGCAATCGAAAACAGTTGTGTCTTATTTGTTGTCATTTTATTTGCATTTACCTTCGAGAATAATGGAAACATGTACCTTTTTGGCACATTTGATCTACGCATAGAAAACACTGTAACTTTTGTAAACTAAAAGTATAAAGATGTCAgtatttttctcaaattttcgCATCTGTCTAAGTCTTTGTACAGAAcgttgtaaaaaaagaaatatcaaGGTGGCGCGTTTTCTCTGgtgttaatatttttatgcaaaattttatcaaaGGATATTCGCTGTGTGTATAAGAGGAGATAGCATAGGCTATCCTATAGCAGGCATAATCTGCATTTCTAGACTTATTCCATTTGATTATGTGTATTTTGCTTGAATCCACTTTTGTTTGTGCACACAGCGAACAGGCTCctagaaatttatattttagcGGTCGAAAATCCAGAATGAATTCAAGAAACAGTACATGTACACACTTCAAGTcggcaaaataaaattttcataaatatgtTTTCGCCAGGGTTTATCCACTAAACAATAAAAGGTTGTTCGTTTAGTCGATGCGTCAAGTAGAATTATTCCGTTATTCTTGTCGTCACAGTGAGATATAATTCCAGAGCCCCTTAACGGCGCGCGTTAAGTCGCATTTACCAAATACTATTAAGTAATGGTACGTTCCCTTAGCGATTATATTGTTCGTAAGTTAAGAGAAAGTTTTGATCGAAAGCTCTGTACTGCCAGCGAGATacttttttccttaaaatttatcattattaaacGAAGGTGACGTCTAAAACATCTGTATTAATTGTATCTTTAAATCGCTAACgtttgtgtaaaaaaaaaagagtaagAGATAATACGAGCAAAAAAGCTTTGAAACATCACATTGATATCATTGCAcctaattcaaaataaatccatttaattattatacaacTGTGTGTTTTTAATTCAATCATCATTCAATCATCAAACATTGGAACAAATTTcaagtatatttataaaatatatgcatACAAAAATACTGAATTAATCTTATAAAGATTATAATGTCTAGTCATTTACTATCACTGTATAAAAAGATTTTCCAAATTTATACTACACTCGTCTTCAAAGTTTGACTTTTGTACGTTTTTCCTTGGAACTGCATTAAACTCACATTTGGTTACTGAATATTCTTTTTCAAACGTCCTCGGTTGTATATCAAAACGCTCTTTAAGAAAGTCATAAACGTCACTCTTATTATTAAGAACATTGAACACtaacttttcttttttggtTAATACTTTTTCTAGCATGAAAACTAGATGGTGATGCATACACATAAATTGTGTGGACATAGTGGACGTTATATCAAGCCAGTCTTGAATACACTCAACAGGAGTATTCTTGTACCCAGAAAATATAGCAGGATTTGTCAAGATTCCACCAGCAACCATTACACCATTACATTTAGATTCTTCGTACAAGGTTTTTGCATCTTCAAAAGATCTTACGTTTCCATTGGCTATCATTGGTAAATGTACACAACTTCTTACTAGTTTCAAACTATCCAGATCTATAGGTTCATTTCTCATATCTGGAGTTCTAGCATGCACTGTTAGAAAGGATACACCAGCATGTTCTATAGCTCGACTGAAttcaattgttttttttatatctttaaGAATACGTATTTTCACAGAGACAGTAAATGGTTTTGGTATTCGATTCCTAACATTAGAAACCAATTCTTTCACAAGTTGTGGTTTAGTTAGTAGGTCAGCGCCATAACCATCCTTTAAAGCCCATCGTTGAGGACAACCACAATTTAAATCCACTCCATTTGAATATCTGACAATCAatcaaatacaattattactATATACCTACTTTTCTAAACAGTATTCTGAACAACTTGTACATAGTTTAGAAATTATACTCACGGTGCAACCATTTCCGTAGCTTCCACAAAATCATCTACTTCTTTGGCTGCAAACTGTACAATTAATGGACTGTCACCTTCATTCGTAGAGAATTCACTATCTCTGGCCTTAGATGATTGTACAAACGAGTCGGCAAGGATCATTGGTGTAAAACAAATATCACAGTCATACTTCCTTACCAACGTTCGAAATGGTAACCTAATGTAACAATAAGGATGTTTAATAATTATACGAAcgtgtttttctttaatacaaataaatatttgcgaCACTTACTTGCTGTACCTAACCATAGGTGCACAAACTTTTGTCATTTGAGGCCCGGTTAATATATTAAGAATGTCTTGCGACATTTTGTGCTGTgttaatttttagaatttcAAATGAATACTTATTCGTGTGGATCAGAaatttctttaatatttttaacggAGCTTTTGCTCATTTTTATAAGTGAGTAACTAACAACCAACGTGGTATAGGTTGAAAACAAATTGCAGAAGCGCTTCGTTCGTAAAAACTAACCTCTAAATTGTGGTccgttatacatatatatattgatcAGCTGATGGTAAGTATACTTATTTACCATCAC
This genomic interval carries:
- the LOC100115015 gene encoding tRNA-dihydrouridine(20a/20b) synthase [NAD(P)+]-like, with translation MSQDILNILTGPQMTKVCAPMVRYSKLPFRTLVRKYDCDICFTPMILADSFVQSSKARDSEFSTNEGDSPLIVQFAAKEVDDFVEATEMVAPYSNGVDLNCGCPQRWALKDGYGADLLTKPQLVKELVSNVRNRIPKPFTVSVKIRILKDIKKTIEFSRAIEHAGVSFLTVHARTPDMRNEPIDLDSLKLVRSCVHLPMIANGNVRSFEDAKTLYEESKCNGVMVAGGILTNPAIFSGYKNTPVECIQDWLDITSTMSTQFMCMHHHLVFMLEKVLTKKEKLVFNVLNNKSDVYDFLKERFDIQPRTFEKEYSVTKCEFNAVPRKNVQKSNFEDECSINLENLFIQ